Proteins encoded together in one Oncorhynchus masou masou isolate Uvic2021 chromosome 3, UVic_Omas_1.1, whole genome shotgun sequence window:
- the LOC135511806 gene encoding zinc finger protein 3 homolog isoform X1: MSNWSNINICHSVRTGNILIIYCSLASKNCLNIFTLSRRINTGLDRMASCNFQEQFVSIMEVLAKAAVAEINKRVDDSCAVIRLEMTQSQRDIDVLKRKCQIMESELKKTRRRKGFYSMASERSPYPVKIVLNKQRSSSQWRDSEMSVEGDSQPHPTDVEQRVETEPILIKDEETAEDMWKADPQEELRITGEESGSKPRIPPSFEQRHCGEDFITEPNISPRDSVEHYTNSDCPEEPGTPRLASTEVFSTEQHRPDEDDDSLDLVMVKDEKEEELDQTTALAGPDQFVIDESDGQLWTSVDPGRDTDPVCHPDFSFHSTEEYSQNISIFPSHSGLPSFPTMTDEVGPSLHSSIWKPHANMFSAAKHMTRHVRTLADETRQQMPEGQSSERLNSNNDGNSLALQSRQHQYRASEATVRLSECMTGSNMATTSTFSGYSLSRSSFNMVKRMRTQWSSGSTTERRFSCTFCGKSFPRFWQLKEHLRSHTGEKPYTCEQCGRSFTKQCNLIRHAVVHSGEKPYKCTQCGKCFTQRSSMKSHQRTHIDDSPVSQYVAPTYPGDPHTFNVVSDQMEQIGT; encoded by the exons ATGTCGAATTGGTCCAATATCAACATTTGCCATAGCGTGAGAACTGGAAATATACTGATTATTTATTGCTCATTGGCAAGCAAAAATTGTTTAAACATATTTACTTTGTCACGGCGAATAAATACTGGGCTGGACAGGATGGCGAGCTGCAATTTTCAGGAGCAGTTTGTATCCATTATGGAGGTATTGGCTAAAGCAGCTGTAGCAGAAATAAACAAACGTGTAGATGATAGCTGTGCTGTTATACGTTTGGAAATGACCCAAAGCCAGCGAGATATTGATGTACTGAAAAGAAAGTGTCAAATTATGGAGAGCGAGTTGAAGAAGACGCGTAGACGAAAGG GTTTTTACTCCATGGCATCAGAGAGATCTCCATATCCAGTCAAGATTGTTTTGAACAAGCAGAGGAGTAGCTCACAGTGGAGAGACAGCGAGATGTCTGTTGAAGGGGACTCTCAACCCCAT CCTACTGATGTGGAGCAGAGAGTGGAGACTGAACCCATACTGATCAAAGATGAGGAGACAGCAGAGGACATGTGGAAGGCTGACCCTCAGGAAGAGCTCAGGATCACTGGAGAGG AGTCTGGTTCCAAGCCTCGGATACCACCATCCTTTGAGCAACGGCACTGTGGCGAGGACTTCATCACAGAACCCAATATATCTCCCAGAGACTCAGTGGAACATTACACCAATTCTGATTGTCCAGAGGAACCAGGAACACCCAGGCTCGCATCTACAGAGGTGTTCAGTACAGAGCAGCACCGGCCAGACGAGGACGACGACTCACTAGACCTAGTGATGGTGAAggatgagaaagaggaggagttAGATCAGACCACGGCCCTGGCAGGACCTGACCAGTTTGTCATAGATGAGTCTGATGGGCAGCTGTGGACCTCTGTGGATCCAGGCAGAGACACTGACCCTGTCTGCCACCCAGATTTCTCCTTTCATTCCACAGAAGAGTACTCTCAGAATATCTCAATATTCCCATCTCATAGTGGGCTGCCATCTTTTCCTACTATGACAGATGAAGTTGGGCCATCGCTTCACTCTTCtatatggaaaccacatgctAACATGTTCAGTGCAGCAAAACACATGACCAGACATGTCAGGACATTGGCTGATGAGACTAGACAACAGATGCCAGAGGGACAGAGCAGTGAAAGGCTGAACTCAAATAATGATGGTAATAGTTTAGCTCTACAGTCAAGGCAGCATCAGTACAGGGCTTCAGAAGCAACAGTGAGATTGAGTGAGTGCATGACAGGGTCAAACATGGCCACCACCTCCACCTTCTCTGGATACAGCCTGAGTCGCAGTAGTTTTAACATGGTGAAGAGAATGAGGACTCAGTGGAGTTCTGGCAGCACCACCGAGAGGCGTTTCAGCTGCACCTTCTGTGGTAAGAGCTTCCCACGTTTCTGGCAGCTCAAAGAACACCTCCGGagtcacactggagagaaaccgtaCACCTGTGAACAGTGTGGCAGGAGTTTCACCAAGCAGTGCAACCTGATCAGACATGCTGTGGTCCATAGTGGAGAGAAGCCCTACAAGTGCACACAGTGTGGGAAATGCTTCACTCAGCGCTCCAGCATGAAGTCACATCAGAGAACTCACATAGACGATAGTCCAGTGTCTCAATATGTGGCACCCACATACCCTGGGGATCCACACACGTTTAATGTTGTCTCAGACCAGATGGAACAAATAGGAACATAA
- the LOC135511806 gene encoding zinc finger protein 3 homolog isoform X2 encodes MASERSPYPVKIVLNKQRSSSQWRDSEMSVEGDSQPHPTDVEQRVETEPILIKDEETAEDMWKADPQEELRITGEESGSKPRIPPSFEQRHCGEDFITEPNISPRDSVEHYTNSDCPEEPGTPRLASTEVFSTEQHRPDEDDDSLDLVMVKDEKEEELDQTTALAGPDQFVIDESDGQLWTSVDPGRDTDPVCHPDFSFHSTEEYSQNISIFPSHSGLPSFPTMTDEVGPSLHSSIWKPHANMFSAAKHMTRHVRTLADETRQQMPEGQSSERLNSNNDGNSLALQSRQHQYRASEATVRLSECMTGSNMATTSTFSGYSLSRSSFNMVKRMRTQWSSGSTTERRFSCTFCGKSFPRFWQLKEHLRSHTGEKPYTCEQCGRSFTKQCNLIRHAVVHSGEKPYKCTQCGKCFTQRSSMKSHQRTHIDDSPVSQYVAPTYPGDPHTFNVVSDQMEQIGT; translated from the exons ATGGCATCAGAGAGATCTCCATATCCAGTCAAGATTGTTTTGAACAAGCAGAGGAGTAGCTCACAGTGGAGAGACAGCGAGATGTCTGTTGAAGGGGACTCTCAACCCCAT CCTACTGATGTGGAGCAGAGAGTGGAGACTGAACCCATACTGATCAAAGATGAGGAGACAGCAGAGGACATGTGGAAGGCTGACCCTCAGGAAGAGCTCAGGATCACTGGAGAGG AGTCTGGTTCCAAGCCTCGGATACCACCATCCTTTGAGCAACGGCACTGTGGCGAGGACTTCATCACAGAACCCAATATATCTCCCAGAGACTCAGTGGAACATTACACCAATTCTGATTGTCCAGAGGAACCAGGAACACCCAGGCTCGCATCTACAGAGGTGTTCAGTACAGAGCAGCACCGGCCAGACGAGGACGACGACTCACTAGACCTAGTGATGGTGAAggatgagaaagaggaggagttAGATCAGACCACGGCCCTGGCAGGACCTGACCAGTTTGTCATAGATGAGTCTGATGGGCAGCTGTGGACCTCTGTGGATCCAGGCAGAGACACTGACCCTGTCTGCCACCCAGATTTCTCCTTTCATTCCACAGAAGAGTACTCTCAGAATATCTCAATATTCCCATCTCATAGTGGGCTGCCATCTTTTCCTACTATGACAGATGAAGTTGGGCCATCGCTTCACTCTTCtatatggaaaccacatgctAACATGTTCAGTGCAGCAAAACACATGACCAGACATGTCAGGACATTGGCTGATGAGACTAGACAACAGATGCCAGAGGGACAGAGCAGTGAAAGGCTGAACTCAAATAATGATGGTAATAGTTTAGCTCTACAGTCAAGGCAGCATCAGTACAGGGCTTCAGAAGCAACAGTGAGATTGAGTGAGTGCATGACAGGGTCAAACATGGCCACCACCTCCACCTTCTCTGGATACAGCCTGAGTCGCAGTAGTTTTAACATGGTGAAGAGAATGAGGACTCAGTGGAGTTCTGGCAGCACCACCGAGAGGCGTTTCAGCTGCACCTTCTGTGGTAAGAGCTTCCCACGTTTCTGGCAGCTCAAAGAACACCTCCGGagtcacactggagagaaaccgtaCACCTGTGAACAGTGTGGCAGGAGTTTCACCAAGCAGTGCAACCTGATCAGACATGCTGTGGTCCATAGTGGAGAGAAGCCCTACAAGTGCACACAGTGTGGGAAATGCTTCACTCAGCGCTCCAGCATGAAGTCACATCAGAGAACTCACATAGACGATAGTCCAGTGTCTCAATATGTGGCACCCACATACCCTGGGGATCCACACACGTTTAATGTTGTCTCAGACCAGATGGAACAAATAGGAACATAA